Proteins encoded in a region of the Raphanus sativus cultivar WK10039 chromosome 8, ASM80110v3, whole genome shotgun sequence genome:
- the LOC108818956 gene encoding 2-phytyl-1,4-beta-naphthoquinone methyltransferase, chloroplastic has product MSALLGIVFPVTFTGHGQLPAKLHSSRRRLVVKSSNSSSERQILFNRIAPVYDNLNDLLSLGQHRIWKNMAVSWSGARTGDKVLDLCCGSGDLAFLLSEKVGPSGKVMGLDFSSEQLAVAASRQKLRGRSCYKCIEWIEGDATDLPFDDCEFDAITMGYGLRNVVDRRRAMREMYRVLKPGCRVSILDFNKSNQSVTTFMQDWMIDNIVVPVATLYDLAKEYEYLKYSISEYLTGEELETLALEAGFSSARHYEISGGFMGIWSP; this is encoded by the exons ATGTCGGCTCTACTTGGTATCGTCTTCCCGGTGACCTTCACCGGCCACGGCCAGCTCCCGGCGAAACTCCATTCGTCGCGACGGAGATTGGTGGTTAAGTCTTCGAACTCATCCAGCGAACGTCAGATTCTTTTCAACCGCATTGCTCCTGTTTACGATAAC CTGAATGATCTCTTAAGCTTAGGACAACATCGTATCTGGAAGAACATGGCTGTTTCCTGGAGCGG AGCGAGAACAGGAGATAAAGTTCTTGACTTGTGTTGTGGAAGTGGTGATTTAGCCTTTCTCTTGTCTGAGAAAGTTGGTCCAAGTGGAAAG GTGATGGGTTTGGATTTCTCCTCTGAACAACTAGCTGTTGCAGCTTCTAGACAGAAGCTTAGAGGGAGGTCTTGCTACAAGTGTATAGA GTGGATTGAAGGTGATGCTACTGATTTGCCATTTGATGACTGTGAGTTCGATGCGATAACGATGGGTTATGGTCTTAGAAACGTTGTTGATAGGCGTAGAGCCATGAGGGAGATGTATCGGGTTCTGAAACCAG GTTGCAGAGTGTCCATACTTGATTTCAATAAGAGCAATCAGTCAGTTACGACGTTTATGCAG GATTGGATGATTGACAATATAGTTGTCCCTGTGGCTACTCTTTATGATCTTGCAAAGGAGTATGAATATCTAAAGTATTCAATCAGTGAGTACCTTACAG GAGAAGAGTTGGAGACTCTTGCTCTAGAAGCTGGATTCTCAAGTGCACGCCATTATGAGATTAGTGGTGGTTTCATGGGAATTTGGTCGCCTTGA
- the LOC108818957 gene encoding uncharacterized protein LOC108818957: MSINLQVTVLGTIFLVLAASCRSTAAFSIFLDDPCTVTDFPALCRGTIKGLRNVNAATDVAIGELMKRTRQARYIAKKEMKVLDGGVSTCLSNFNSAFDNLDKALKNIKEGDRFSLNINLSAALTDYDTCSETMKGARGDNVVYKSAGVLYKMADNCLALSTLVKP; the protein is encoded by the coding sequence ATGTCTATCAATCTCCAGGTGACCGTCCTAGGAACGATCTTCCTCGTCCTCGCCGCCTCATGCAGAAGCACGGCAGCGTTTAGTATCTTTCTCGACGACCCTTGCACGGTGACGGATTTTCCTGCATTGTGCAGAGGCACCATTAAGGGTCTAAGGAACGTGAACGCAGCTACGGATGTGGCCATAGGAGAACTAATGAAGAGGACGAGGCAAGCAAGATATATCGCCAAGAAAGAGATGAAAGTACTTGACGGTGGTGTTTCGACGTGTTTGTCCAACTTCAATAGCGCGTTTGACAATTTGGACAAGGCCCTTAAGAACATTAAGGAAGGTGATCGTTTTAGCCTTAACATTAACCTTAGTGCTGCGTTAACGGACTACGATACTTGCAGCGAGACAATGAAGGGAGCTCGTGGGGATAACGTCGTTTATAAATCCGCAGGGGTTTTGTACAAGATGGCTGATAATTGTTTGGCTCTTTCTACCCTTGTTAAACCATGA